AGTCGCTGTCATATTCctctatttttaattcatcTTCCTCCATGATTGCTTGAGCTGCAACAGGCTGAGGCTGGCTGCAAGGCAGCTCACTTCCACTGCACTGGCTCGAAGACAGAGGGAATCCATCTGATTCATTCTCactcattttgtttttctccatctgtgCAGTCATCTCCATAGCACAGGCATTGGCATGGTCCCCCTCCAAGGTATCAAATAAGTCTGGTATCCCAGGATCTTTGTCAGTAAGTGTTTCAAGCTTTAACCTGTAAAATCATCAACAACACTGAGTTACCACAAaaattcctctgcttttccacatGGAAGCTGCAGTAGAAGACTGCCTGTGTACCACATATCACCCACCTTCACTCGTGCTTCACAGCTTCCACATTTCCTGCCCATAACTCTTTCCATCAGTCACAGTCACCTCATGCTCACCACTCCCTTCACCATTAAGTGCATACAGCTCTTCCATGCACTGATATTGATGCCCTGAACATGACACTGCCCATCTCAGGGGCAGCCTACAGAAGACACGGGGCTGCTCTTGGGGAAGGACTGCTCTACATCCTCTCACACCCcatctgcagcacagggaaacaCCACACTCTTATTTGTGCTCCCACTGCTGCTTGAAGTTTCTTTCTCATGGTGCCTGTGGGTTTTCTGAGCTTTCTTCATGCACAGGAGCTGCTCACATTAACTTAGTGACAGCAGCCCATGGGACATTAGAGCATTAGAGCCCTTCCAAGCAGAACTGGAATCCTTTAGGATTTCAGCAAGCAAAAAACTTGAAACAGACACActgaaaaatagcagaaataattttatattttataactTATTTTACTATTTGGATTTCTTTCTAGCATCTCTGTAGCagtattttttggttttacttttaaataatacttttcCTGTATCATTTTTCCCACTTTACGTGGGAATAATAACTTAGCACAATACTGACAAAACCTCATCCTGACTCCAATTCCAAGTGCTCATATAACCATGCACTCTCAATGCCAGTTTTCTTGCTTCCCATTCCATTAATAAAtataatggaaaacaaataaaatattcttatttccactgaaacagaCACACATATTAATTTAAGGACTTCTTAGtagcacaaaataaattattttcaattcgAATTCAGAAGGAAGCAAGTGCTTACCAAAATGCCTACATTTCTCTGTACTTCCTTCCCAAAATAGTGaccaaatgaaaaagaattacTGGGGTAAGTTACCCCCCAGATGAAACTCTAAATGATACACTCCCAACTTACTAATGCAGATACAAAccatttattaatatttaaacataTGCTGCAGACAAAATTAATGGCACAAGGATGTCTACAATTAATTTGTAAAGTCACAAAAATTTTGGCTTAGATAGAGGAAATTGCAAAGAAATGCAACTGTTAGagatacttttctttcttcctggctAGCAAccaaaatagtattttaattaaCTGTTGGGGAACAGGGTGGTTCCCAGTTAATGCTGCCTTTATGCTACAGGTCAGACAGCAGTGCCACAGCCATTAACACAAGGGGCTTTATTGGATGCTCTAACAAACTCTCAATTAAGAGACAcgatgactttcaacaagacaagagggcacggtcttaagctgtgccaggggaggtttaggttggacattagaaagaatttctttacggagagagccattggaatgggctgcccagggaagtagtggattctccatccctggagatatttcaaaagagactggatgtggcactgagtgccatgggctgggaactgcaacggtggttcaagggttggacttgatgatctctgaggtcccttccaacccagccaattctatgattctaagtctCATTCCAGCTGTGATCTTGATCCTTTATTAGCAACAGACCAGCACAACTAAAACTCCTTTTAAATTTCAGAGGTAAAGAAGTGTACTCAAGGCTCCAGTGTAACTGGTGGCTACGATTCAGAAGGCTCACTAGTCACAAACGTGTCATGCCATGTCACCCCATGAGCACTGCACAGTCTCTAAGCAGAGCACTAGCACTACTCTTGCACTCGaattacaaagtattttttcaatCTTTAACACCTAGACAGAGGAAATTTCAGTAGCtatagttttatttaaaaatgcgGAGGTTTACTCCAAGTAGCCCAATAGgcaaaaattctgcaaaatagGAACCAGTGCTCCTGATTTCagaggaaacacaaaaaaaaattttttgtagCTTCACAAATACACTACTGCTTCAAAGGAAGTAGGAATAATTCTCCAGTATGTTTTCTTACACCTGTTACACACATGTAAACAAAATGTTCTGACTTCCCAagtaatgttttatttcatgaaaAACAAGAGGCAAATCATACTCTACTCTTCACATCAGTTCAGTTTTATTCTCACATAAATGTTTGtgattgtaaagaaaaatattctggtcAGATCATGCACCGGAGAAAAATAGATAGGGCAAGGATAGATCTAATATTTGGtataatggaaaagaaaactaaaaaaggattaaaagcaagactataataaaaatgttgctaCAGCTGTTCTAATGATAAATAAAtcagaactgtaaaaaaatttgaCAAAATATAGAATTATGCTTCAAGTGAGGGAAAATATGACATTGGACATGTacactgaagacattttttaatgaaagatctgttttttcttaatatataaAGGAAGGATGGAAAGGTGGGAAGGagtcttggttttttttataaaaagacaGAAGTCAAGTTTACCTCccaaaatgtcttttcagtgGTAGCCTTCCAACATCTTGGATAAAAGCAATCTGAGCTGAGAATAAAGAATCATCATTATCACACTGTGTAGATCACAATGCACATACAAGTAAATATAATCCACAAGTTTAATCAAGTATTCCTGCatatatttgcattattttggtTATCAAAACACTGCACAGCagcatatattattttttttactgcttttcttggtttaaactgtttttttaaactgtttacTACATTACTGTAATATAATTTCCtacatgcttaaaaaaaaaaaaaaaaacaactgtattTATGACATATCCCATAGCCTGCAAAATAATTCATCACGATGTTAAGGTCCTGGTTAAGACATTAAGccattttaataataaaaaaaaaaaagtaacatagCACAAGCAATCTGTCTTCAACAGTAATATTTAGATTATCTATCctaaaaagtacatttttccACATGAGCTATCTGCTATTGGATTACCCCAAACTACACATTTTCTTAGTACGCtgccaactttttttttttttaatctggaaaaggctttttaaagcCCTTTTAAGTGTGTTGATGTTACTAGAAAGGCATCAGTAAGCAATAATGATCTAGTTAATTATCAACTGATCTAGTTAATATTGCCTACTACATTTCCAAAAATCTTACCAAATTCTTAGTAGATTTAAAAGAAGCCTTAAGTCTAAGAAAAGAAcctaacaaataaataaataatgaataggAAATGGGGAAAGAGGTATGAGGTAACAGTTACCCTTGCAAGGGAAAAATGTTGCAGTACAGCTCCTCAGAAACCTGTGCTAGGACCAGGGCTACCCAGTACATTCTTAAACAGAGCTGGAGAGTGAGATGAGTAAATCTGCCAGTGCTACCCAGGGAGAAAAACTGGTAAAGATTTTAGTGGGCAGACAAAAAAACTGTGCAAGGACCTTAAGAGAATGAGTGAGAGGGCAACCTGCTGAAATTGAAAAGAACAGATACTAGGAACCGATGCAGTAGAAAAAAGGAAGTATTGGGTCAAATACTCAAACATGAGGACACCATCTTGCCTATTTCTAAAGCATTATATATGTTTTAGAATATATATGCCTTGCGTCTGTCAAGAAGTTGTAGTTCTTTCAAGTTACATGAGTTTAAAAGTGCTCTTTATGCTTCAGACTGAACAGGATAGCTCTAAGTTTGGCTAtattactagaaaaaaataattgaggtATCAGTTATTGACATTTTAGGTTACAAATTTTTTCAGTATGCTTTAATTGCAAAAGAGTCCAAGATCAAGAGATACACTTATCTTACCTTGGTTTCTCATTGGATTTGCTAACATAGCAAGATAAGGCAATAGCTCTGTCTGAAGACACTCTGGTGGTAAACAGAAGCTTGAAAAGAGAGATTTTGCAGCAAGGCAGTTTTCTTGATACTGTGTCaggtgaaaaagaaacacaagtaAAATCATTACTAATAAGACATTCTgtagcttaaaaaaacaaactttcttctttcctgctggATGACTACATGTAAGCTACTGAAAAAGAGACCAGCAGTTAATGAGTTAACATATACAGACCACAAAAACTGCAAATTCcttcatttttgccttttgctAGGCTTCAgatttccagaaaatatttattccctGATCACAGAATTACCCACTGATCCAGGCAAATATTATTTTGCCAGATACAGCAGGAGAACTACTAGTTCCAATGTAAAAAATTGCCAAGAACTTTGGCATCTCATGAACATGCTATTGCTGCTAAACACCTAAAACATGACAGCATTAACTTGTTAAGATGATGCAACAGCTACTGTTGTTTACGCTCCACAAAAAAACTTCCtttaggaataatttttaatatttcaacgCTTCTGTCTCTACTAATTTAGGATTAAAGACTCCCAGCAGTATGACAACTTGAACACAGGAATCAGTCTTCCTCAGACACCTCCAATTTATTCTTCCTTGAAAGAATAATACAAAGGAACTCTTAAAACAAGTGGTTTTTCTAAGTAGTTTGCATCAAAATAGAGTATTTGAAAAGTTCAGCACTGTGAGCAGATCTCTTTCATACTACTCAGCTGTCATaccttaccaaaaaaaaaaaaaagggaacaaaaatttaaaaataaataaattaaaaaaaaacccaaacacacacataaacaACCAACAAGTATTTACCTTTTTACTGATAAAGAACCACTGGGGTTTATGTAAAGGCCGGAACCCCATCCCTCCTTGGTGGTGGGCAAAGGCTCTGGATGTATTTGAATGTATGACCCCCCTGGTAGCCACAGATGTGCTGTATTTATCCATCACAAGCCGTGTCTGAGAGGGAAACCAGGCACCATGTGAACTTAAGTCTCTGAGCATGCCTCCTTCCAACTGTAACACTGTAACTGCAGTGATACCACATGCCCAGAATATGTTTACTGTGAAACTTTTACTCAAAGCAGGTCAAGGAAAAAGCTAGATGAATTCCTTCACAGGAGAGGCATAGAGACACCCAAGACATTCTTATCATAAATTTGCTCCccttaaaaatactttgtaaaGTATTTTACAAACACCCACCGTAATAAAATACTGATGGAACCTGGACAAAAAGCTGTCCCTCTCCTATAGCTGATGTATTTTTAGCACTCATTAGCAATTCACACTTCCAAGAAAAGTCCAGAAGTTCAATATCAGgctgtttaaaacaaatgtgCATGTAAAAAAATGCCACTTACGCTCCAGTTACTACAAAGGACATCAGCAGCACTCAAATATTCACTGGCTCTCACTACATCATctatatcagaaaaaaagtctaCATAGTTCTGGTGAAGGTATAAATTAAACATGCTTCCAGGCATATGCGATTTTTCCACAATAtcctattaagaaaaaaaaaaatgaagttgatGTTTTAAACAGTGTACAAGGAAAAGCATCCTATACATTTAAAAGATGGTTAGGGAGCAGGCACACATCATCTGCAAAGCAATGCTTCTGTACAAAAAGGAGTTCAGCTTGCTTCCAATGGGCACTAATGGTGAGGATGGAGAGACAGAATCCATTGCTGCCTTCAACTCTCTTAATGGGTGGCAATAAAAAAGTGATTTCAGAGTCTTCTTGGCAATGCACAGTGAAAGGATGGGAGGTGACAATCACAGGCTGCAGCAAGGGAAAGTCCACCTTCAACTACAAGTCCATCAGTGAAGTGAGAGAATAtttgtccctggagatactcaaaattTGACAGCTCAAGAGCCTGGGAACATTATTCACCTTTGCAGTtaacctccagaggtcccttccagatTATTCTATAACAGACAGGCTGAACACATGTGTTAGGATCAGTAACAAAACCACTGTGCTTGAGAACTGGCATCAAATCACTttgagtctgttttgttttcaaacctAAGTGGAATCAAGTTATTATTGCAGATGTACCTCAGGCTGAATAAGCAAGGTGTCTCGGCGGTATTCTGATAAGTGAGCAGGCAGCTGTGGAAACTCTGATTCTGACACTGGTTCTCCTACAAAGGATTTTACAATCTTTAGTCTTTTAGTATCAGAAATGCTGTCACATTTCTGCACATCAAAAAGAGCCAGAAGAAAGAGACACACATTTCAGattaaatattcaaaattacACTAAAAGTTAGATAGGAACAAGAATAGAGCTGTGTAACTGCAcggataatttttttttttcatttattgagCATCATTTTAGTGACTGTCAGCTCTAAAAGCAACTAAATTACACCATTTTCAGTTCCCAGAAAGCTCTTAATGCAGGTAAAAGTACTCAATTATACAGTCAATATTACCTAGTCAGTAAAATGTAATCAGTGACATTACACTTCATGTAACAAATTCCAtctaattattttcatattccCTCATCTCACTGTTTCTCCTCAGTTGATTTTGGAACTGATAATGTGAATTACTACCAAAAATGTAGACAGCCAAAAGCAGTATGAATCCTGATCTATCTGCATGCAGACAGTACTAGTTTAATAAGTACCAAACGCTTAtgaattacagtttttaaatgttaaaaaccAGTACTGCAGCCACACACAGGAAGGAGACAAGCAAATTCACAGAATCTGAGTGTGTAAAACGTAGAACTTTCTGTAGCAGTAAGGTGGAAAGTAATTTggagaggggggaagggagaCAGCAGGGTATAACAGAGACATGGAAGAGGCTTTCAGGTTAGAAAGGAGAAAGCACATTTGCCTGttaagagaaaacagagctgagaTAAAAAGtagggaggaaaagagagcagGAGGAATCAAACTCAGCAGCACAAATGAGGAAGGTAGTAGCTATGATGCTGCAGGGCTGTTCTGTAACCTCTAGGAATACAGACAGAATGTAACAGTACAAGAACATGTAATTCCACACAAAatcaaaatctgcttttgcaCAGAGAAACAACTGAAGTGGCTTAACTATCTAGCTTTGTGTGCATAACAGCATGTGGACCTAATGCAACTGGAGTTATGCAATTTCACTACACAGATGTAGTAGTACAGCTtaatcaaacttttttttatctAATCAGTACAGAAAGCTGATACTATAGTTACCATGAacttttattactgtttttatgCTGTTATTAATGCCCAAACACATTAATTGCAGCTCACCTTTAAGTTTTACTTTAGGAAATTTGGCTATTAGCAGCTGACATACATTGCCCATTGAAAGGAAGAGTAAGTCAAAGTTCTTACTTTTGCAGTAAAGTATTTTCCCCAGagcatggaaaagaaagatggaagCATCTTTGCCACCAATAGCTTGTATCTCCTGGTCTTCTGAAGTGTCagatttacttttctttcttactttagAGACTTCTGCTCCTTCACATTTTAGTGTGGAGTTCCTGTTTTTCCTTGACCAAAATTCCTTCTCTAATGAACAGTCtattaacaaaagcaaaaatacaatcAGGATAAAGTACATGAATCTAAAAGAAGTCTTCTATTATATTGCTATTGCTAATGCTCTGAACAAATACATAACAATAATAACATCAGGAAAGGTTATATAGATAGGggcatttaaagaaaattaatttattaggAAGGCAACCCAGTCACCTGAACTAGCACACTTCATTCCACACCTAACTGTGGCCAAGTAATTTTCAATAATAAATATCTGTTTCAATAAAAAGGTAGTAttcttacttatttttcttttagctctGATGCACCCAACTtccctttctttaaaatttcttctttaaaaagtacaaacgcaaatatatttaaattctaCTTAATTTACATTCTGTTCACTTACCAATTTATCTTCTATTTGCATTATCTGTATAATACTCTCACTGAAATATAAGGCAGCAAAGAAAACCATTCATTTAGGTGATTCTTCCAACAGTCTACTAATTTCCACAATGTTCTAAGCTCCAGAGCATAAACCCCTCCTTCTACTCTAATTTAAAACTCAAGAATTTTCACTCACAATTTGATTTCATGGCAGATGAATGTTCCTTATCAAACAAAGAGAACTTTTAAGATACTACTTTCTTTCCTCCCACGATTACCATGGATTCATTTGACCCATAAGTACTACCACAATGAAAGTACTGCTTGTGTTTAAGCacataaataagaaattattcatATATATAAACCACTACAGCATTTTAGAAGATCAACAAGGAGGTGAGGTGTCTCCAAAATATCACCAACTGCAAATCACTTATCTAACTGAAGtatgtaaacaaataaaaaagtcaCATTTAACATGAAGGCATCTCTTCTCAATCTGTTAGAGAAAATGTGATCAGAGAATGGTCAGTGTGCATGGCTTGAGTAATTGATTCCAAGATGTCATCTACAGAAGCTGTCAAGCCATGAGCCTTTGTTTTCTCCCCAGTTTTCTTTATAACACTcaggttttttaatttccaatgaatttttctaaaaattacaCAAACTGGTGATTTTTAGATTATTTAGATTTACTACAGTATGTAGAAGCTACTTAGCATCCAGCAGTGAGATACTGCAAACTCTTCTCAGCTATCCCCAACCTACTACTTTTTCAACTTAATGGCATTACCATCAACATGGTTTTACTGAGAATTTTGCACTTTGCCAATTAataaacaacaataaaaactCAGTATGCTAGAAGAAAACATgagtaaaaatttaatttctatgcCAGCAAGTTAAATCTAGTAACTTGACTCTCCTAAGTAATTTAACAAACACATCTAAGTAAATTTCAGTGTACTCTAGAACTCTACAGCACTCCCTCTtgaaaaaacttgaaaaatacatttaaccCTGTATTCCGTCAGCACACTTTCTGTTTGCAAGGTGCTtgtgagagaaaacaaatacaagGAACACTGGCACCTTACAACACACAGCAGAAGACAGTTGCTGAGGTCGCTTTCATTTCTAGGTTGACAACAAGTGCTGGCACCATCTAACGGTGCTCAGAACGAACTACACTTGCCAGAGGGTAGCTTTTAAAAATCGTAGTTTATGTAACtcatatatatacatttctTAACAATTATTTACTTCAAGTCAGTGGGCTACTTCAGTAATGCTTTAAGGGAAATGTAAAGACACAGAGAGCTATAATGAACCAAGCAATAAAAACACACCATGCAAATTAAAGTTGCATCATAAAAGCTTTGGTTAGTAAACACTCACCCAACAGCAAAcgaatcaagaagaaaaaagggcatttcatgaaattatttaaacatatttataGCATTATTACTCAGTTTTAAGACTGCATGTAACAGGCATGAAATGGAGCATTCTCGgtttaaaaaagacaaatcacCACCAAACAAACTGTGTGCCTTTTATTCCTGCTCCAGAGCACCATGCCAAAAATGTTATGCAAAGCTAACATAGTACCTTTACAGCAGAAACAGCCAAAATGTCATTAACTTGTTAAAACTCAtgctgactttaaaaaaaaaaattacctttcatAGAATAAAACTGAAGACTGTTTATTGCACTTCTTATATCACCTGAACaacctctgcaaagcagctccAGAGAATTTCTATCAAGAGGAGagttcttttctctgttctaCAAGGAAAAGCAACATTCAAAGCAGTaagaagaaataggaaaaggaGTATTTCAGTATTATTCTGTCTGTGGAGAACCACCTCTGATACATAAACAGATGACAGTGCACCATGTGCTCCAATAATGTTATACTACtatctttaaaacatttaattcatTTAAGCACATTGCCAGATTTTATATGGCAATATCAAAAATCACTCAGTATTATTCTTGGTTGTAATAAAAACAGTTTGAGAATAATACAGGATTTCAGCTTGTGACTTCTTCTGGCTTTGACAAATACAATTAAAGTTACTTCTAATCCTATTAGTTGTTCCTTATATACAGtttctataattaaaaaataattcagaaataattttgaagacttgtaaaaaaagcatcagaagcAAGACATCTAAAAAACAGGACATCTTTCCagtttgttctttattttctcttgggGGTTTCCTGGGCATTTGGAGGTCTGCTATCAAAGATTAAGCAAATGCTGTAATAAATATAACTAACGTAGTTCAGCTACAAAAATCTGA
The DNA window shown above is from Calypte anna isolate BGI_N300 chromosome Z, bCalAnn1_v1.p, whole genome shotgun sequence and carries:
- the RAD17 gene encoding cell cycle checkpoint protein RAD17; this encodes MSGSSSGRPGAPAEVTDWLARSFDDFFGNTNISSSAIPVKPLEGNSGRKQKKKDLHFVPESRKTKVLPRKRAKSSSVDQSCNKSKNWSQSDDEPWVDRYKPETQSDLAVQKKKIEEVETWLKMHIFQRQPKQGHPVLLLTGPPGCGKTATIQILAKDLGVQVQEWTNPISVDFTKEDLRNTFGHCSDLHSFPSQAQATLFQDFLLRANKYNKLQMLGESSENDKKLILVEDIPNQFYRDPSSLHEILRRFVRTSRCPLVFIISDNFSGDSNQRLLFPKEILEELCISHISFKPVAPTSMMKVLNRIAATEASMNREKNSPLDRNSLELLCRGCSGDIRSAINSLQFYSMKDCSLEKEFWSRKNRNSTLKCEGAEVSKVRKKSKSDTSEDQEIQAIGGKDASIFLFHALGKILYCKREPVSESEFPQLPAHLSEYRRDTLLIQPEDIVEKSHMPGSMFNLYLHQNYVDFFSDIDDVVRASEYLSAADVLCSNWSTRLVMDKYSTSVATRGVIHSNTSRAFAHHQGGMGFRPLHKPQWFFISKKYQENCLAAKSLFSSFCLPPECLQTELLPYLAMLANPMRNQAQIAFIQDVGRLPLKRHFGRLKLETLTDKDPGIPDLFDTLEGDHANACAMEMTAQMEKNKMSENESDGFPLSSSQCSGSELPCSQPQPVAAQAIMEEDELKIEEYDSD